One genomic window of Polyangium aurulentum includes the following:
- a CDS encoding NAD-dependent epimerase/dehydratase family protein produces MEPRGNLVLVTGASGFIGARVVRRLVAEGARVRAIVRRQDAADELAREGVEPIVGELANPSDLHAAVQGAVAVVHVAATGTEDRTEAKRINTEATALLAEAALAAGCERFVHISSIIVHDLEGREVVDEETPLIASDSERASAYAATKADGDRAIFRAIDLGLRAVILRPGAVLGAHPTSTWGNLTPRAIAAGQFPLVAGGQGTLPYVHVENFVDAVLAALRLDAAVGQAFNIIDGQTTWGRFADVFRKGSLPPAPDNPALAFFAFRGSFSSEKARRILGYAPTRTFDEAMAETIAFIGGS; encoded by the coding sequence GTGGAACCGAGAGGCAATCTGGTGCTGGTGACGGGCGCGAGTGGCTTCATTGGCGCGCGGGTCGTGCGAAGGCTCGTGGCCGAGGGCGCGCGGGTGCGGGCCATCGTGCGGCGGCAAGACGCGGCAGACGAGCTTGCGCGCGAGGGCGTCGAGCCCATCGTCGGCGAGCTCGCGAACCCTTCGGACCTGCACGCCGCGGTTCAGGGCGCGGTCGCCGTCGTGCACGTCGCGGCCACGGGCACCGAGGACCGGACCGAAGCCAAACGGATCAACACGGAGGCGACGGCGCTGCTCGCCGAGGCCGCGCTCGCTGCGGGTTGCGAGCGCTTCGTGCACATCTCCAGCATCATCGTCCACGATCTCGAGGGGCGCGAGGTCGTCGACGAGGAGACGCCGCTCATCGCCAGCGACAGCGAGCGCGCGTCGGCCTACGCCGCCACCAAGGCCGACGGCGACCGCGCGATCTTCCGCGCGATCGACCTGGGCCTGCGCGCCGTCATCCTCCGGCCCGGGGCCGTGCTCGGCGCTCACCCCACCTCGACCTGGGGCAACCTGACCCCGCGCGCGATCGCGGCCGGGCAGTTCCCGCTCGTGGCCGGCGGGCAGGGCACGCTTCCCTACGTGCACGTGGAGAACTTCGTCGACGCCGTGCTCGCCGCGCTCCGGCTCGACGCCGCCGTCGGACAGGCGTTCAATATCATCGACGGACAGACCACCTGGGGGCGCTTCGCCGACGTCTTCCGCAAGGGCTCGCTCCCGCCTGCCCCCGACAACCCCGCCCTCGCATTCTTCGCCTTCCGCGGCTCGTTCTCCAGCGAAAAGGCCAGGCGCATCCTCGGTTATGCGCCCACGCGCACCTTCGACGAGGCGATGGCGGAGACGATTGCGTTCATTGGGGGCTCCTAA
- the hxsC4 gene encoding radical SAM protein HxsC4 codes for MSEGPSIVERLSTRSERVHISIGAVCNNNCVFCMEEDRDGRYVNNSAMTSERVRWILEENRGAEEVCFTSGEPTTRPELPDLVALAKKLGYGRISVMTNGRRLSHLPYAALLAKAGMNRFYISIHGHTKKLHEGLTRTPDSFEQTVAGLDSIAKLKRFGIELHTSTVLTDRNLPHLTDIYRFLRAHGVDQVVFNVMQANGRADTYFEQIFPRYTDTAAEFRRFLAEVGEARPMAFLVDIPLCTTEGIADFHRGYVEKYRHFDLDTQAPLEATQRPERSQEGRGRGLVLVTRQDLDEAQRDKRGACASCRYDGACEGVWRNYLRRNGWDEMVPVPP; via the coding sequence GTGTCCGAAGGGCCGAGCATCGTTGAGCGCCTGTCCACCCGGAGCGAGCGCGTCCACATCTCCATCGGCGCAGTATGCAACAACAACTGCGTCTTCTGCATGGAGGAGGACCGCGACGGCAGGTACGTGAACAACTCCGCGATGACCTCCGAGCGCGTGCGCTGGATCCTCGAGGAGAACCGCGGCGCCGAGGAGGTCTGCTTCACCTCGGGCGAACCCACCACGCGCCCCGAGCTGCCCGACCTCGTCGCCCTCGCGAAGAAGCTCGGCTACGGGCGCATCAGCGTGATGACCAACGGCAGGCGCCTGAGCCACCTGCCCTACGCCGCCCTGCTCGCCAAGGCCGGGATGAACCGCTTCTACATCTCGATCCACGGCCACACGAAGAAGCTGCACGAGGGCCTGACCCGCACCCCCGACAGCTTCGAGCAGACCGTCGCCGGGCTCGACTCGATCGCCAAGCTCAAGCGCTTCGGCATCGAGCTGCACACCTCGACGGTCCTCACCGACCGGAATCTCCCCCACCTCACCGACATCTACCGCTTCCTGCGCGCGCACGGCGTCGACCAGGTGGTCTTCAACGTGATGCAGGCCAACGGCCGCGCCGACACCTACTTCGAGCAGATCTTCCCCCGCTACACCGACACCGCGGCCGAGTTCCGGCGCTTCCTCGCCGAGGTGGGCGAGGCGCGCCCCATGGCGTTCCTCGTCGACATCCCCCTCTGCACGACCGAGGGCATCGCCGACTTCCACCGCGGGTACGTCGAGAAGTACCGGCACTTCGACCTCGACACCCAGGCCCCGCTCGAGGCCACGCAGCGCCCCGAGCGCAGCCAGGAGGGCCGCGGCCGGGGCCTCGTGCTCGTGACCCGCCAGGATCTCGACGAGGCCCAGCGCGACAAGCGGGGCGCGTGCGCGAGCTGCCGCTACGACGGCGCCTGCGAGGGGGTCTGGCGCAACTACCTGCGCCGTAACGGATGGGACGAGATGGTCCCGGTACCACCGTAG
- a CDS encoding sensor histidine kinase, with amino-acid sequence MSEGTGEARDGEKPSRILVVANDEPTRAALRETLEAEGHEVILAKDSDAALDHAAAGDVDLVLLDLLVPGTDGIEVCRAIRNELKLPDLPVVFVTTLQDRETRIRGKAAGCDDFLGKPVDPLELAARVEVLLKVKAYHDLVAAQRRLAEEELEKTRARLLQADRLATLGTIAAGVGHELNNVASVLTHTASFIRAHAAEGKPPEPDDLVALERGAAHLAEHAKNLLHLGSPGHDHIEVLDMMAVVSDVLAMLNVAGRTKRVNVMTSGPTEPVKVAFSRTKLEQILVNLLTNAADAVMDQPPEYRIIRIEVSADEDQKRASCLVEDAGCGIPADHLSRVFDAYYTTKPPGKGTGLGLAVVKSLIEDAGGKIAVESEIGKGTAVRFDLPLAPPSC; translated from the coding sequence ATGAGCGAGGGCACGGGCGAAGCACGAGACGGGGAAAAGCCGAGTCGAATCCTCGTCGTCGCCAACGACGAGCCGACCCGCGCGGCCCTGAGGGAGACGCTCGAGGCCGAGGGGCACGAGGTCATCCTGGCGAAGGACAGCGACGCGGCGCTCGACCACGCGGCGGCCGGCGACGTCGACCTCGTGCTGCTCGACCTGCTCGTCCCGGGCACGGACGGCATCGAGGTCTGCCGCGCGATCCGCAACGAGCTGAAGCTGCCCGACCTGCCCGTGGTGTTCGTCACCACGCTCCAGGACCGCGAGACGCGCATCCGGGGCAAGGCCGCGGGGTGCGACGACTTCCTGGGCAAGCCGGTCGACCCGCTCGAGCTGGCGGCGCGGGTCGAGGTGCTGCTCAAGGTGAAGGCCTACCACGACCTCGTGGCCGCGCAGCGCCGCCTGGCCGAGGAGGAGCTCGAGAAGACGCGCGCGCGCCTGCTGCAAGCCGACAGGCTCGCGACGCTCGGGACCATCGCGGCGGGCGTGGGGCACGAGCTGAACAACGTGGCGTCGGTCCTCACGCACACGGCGAGCTTCATCCGCGCCCACGCGGCCGAGGGCAAGCCGCCCGAGCCCGACGATCTGGTCGCGCTCGAGCGCGGCGCCGCGCACCTGGCCGAGCACGCGAAGAACCTCTTGCACCTGGGATCGCCGGGGCACGATCACATCGAGGTGCTCGACATGATGGCGGTCGTGTCGGACGTGCTCGCGATGCTGAACGTCGCGGGCAGGACCAAGCGCGTGAACGTGATGACGAGCGGCCCGACCGAGCCCGTGAAGGTGGCGTTCAGCCGCACCAAGCTCGAGCAGATCCTGGTCAACCTCCTGACGAACGCGGCCGACGCGGTGATGGATCAGCCGCCCGAATACCGGATCATCCGCATCGAGGTGAGCGCGGACGAGGACCAGAAGCGCGCGAGCTGCCTCGTCGAGGACGCCGGATGCGGCATCCCGGCCGACCACCTCTCGCGCGTATTCGACGCCTATTACACGACCAAACCCCCGGGCAAGGGCACGGGGCTCGGCCTGGCCGTGGTGAAGAGCCTCATCGAGGACGCCGGGGGCAAGATCGCGGTCGAGAGCGAGATCGGCAAAGGCACGGCCGTGCGCTTCGATCTGCCGCTCGCCCCTCCGTCTTGCTGA